One window from the genome of Oryza glaberrima chromosome 3, OglaRS2, whole genome shotgun sequence encodes:
- the LOC127768090 gene encoding heptahelical transmembrane protein 4-like: MASSTVTLEKTTTIRSEAVVAADAAVDRAATLKSPLLEGKKCGDGGVAKRCCERKYELVSYDALPAFLKHNEFIIDYYRSEWPIKQALLSAFAVHNETINVWTHLIGFFMFLALTVCAATMVPMESSATSMTMANNTGNPMVLMMMSYGSNGAAMAVQALRNVSVESELAAAALSAAGDQVARWPFYAYLCGAMFCLLMSSACHLLACHSEHASYVLLRLDYAGITGLIVTSFYPLVYYTFLCDPFFGTLYLGFITLFGAAAVAVSLMPVFEKPELRWARAGLFACMGMSGLVPIVHKMLVFGARPEAVLTTGYEMVMGAFYLAGVVVYATRVPERWMPGKFDLAGHSHQLFHVLVIAGAYAHYLAGVVYLSWRDGEAC, encoded by the exons ATGGCTTCGTCCACGGTGACATTGGAGAAGACGACCACAATCCGTAGCGAAGCCGTTGTCGCGGCCGATGCGGCCGTGGACAGAGCAGCGACGTTGAAGTCTCCTCTCCTGGAAGGAAAGAAgtgcggcgacggtggcgttgCGAAGCGGTGCTGCGAGCGCAAGTACGAGCTCGTCAGCTACGACGCGCTCCCGGCCTTCCTCAAGCACAACGAGTTCATCATCGACTACTACCGCAGCGAGTGGCCCATCAAGCAGGCGCTCCTCAGCGCCTTCGCCGTCCACAACGAGACCATCAACGTCTGGAC GCATCTGATCGGGTTCTTCATGTTCCTCGCGCTCACCGTGTGCGCCGCCACGATGGTTCCCATGGAATCTTCCGCGACGTCCATGACCATGGCCAACAACACCGGCAACCCAATGGtactgatgatgatgagctACGGCAGCAACGGAGCGGCCATGGCAGTGCAGGCTCTGCGCAACGTGTCCGTCGAAtcggagctcgcggcggcggcgttgtcggCGGCGGGCGACCAGGTCGCGCGTTGGCCGTTCTACGCGTACCTCTGCGGCGCCATGTTCTGCCTGCTGATGAGCAGCGCGTGCCACCTGCTGGCCTGCCACTCGGAGCACGCCAGCTACGTGCTGCTCCGCCTCGACTACGCCGGCATCACGGGCCTCATCGTCACCTCCTTCTACCCGCTCGTCTACTACACCTTCCTCTGCGACCCGTTCTTCGGCACGCTCTACCTCGGCTTCATCACGCtcttcggcgccgccgcggtggccgtcTCGCTGATGCCGGTGTTCGAGAAGCCCGAGCTGCGGTGGGCGCGCGCCGGCCTGTTCGCGTGCATGGGCATGTCAGGACTCGTTCCAATCGTGCACAAGATGCTCGTGTTcggggcgcgcccggaggcggtgCTCACCACGGGCTACGAGATGGTCATGGGGGCGTTCTACCTCGCCGGCGTGGTGGTGTACGCCACCAGGGTGCCGGAGCGGTGGATGCCGGGGAAGTTCGACCTCGCCGGCCACAGCCACCAGCTGTTCCACGTGCTCGTCATCGCCGGCGCCTACGCGCACTACCTGGCCGGAGTGGTCTACCTCAGCTGGAGGGACGGGGAAGCTTGCTGA